The nucleotide sequence GTGCCGGACTGTCCGAATTCCTCTGCCACTTTGGAGATGACGAACAGACAAAATCCGGCCGCCACGCCACTGCCAATCATTCTGGCCACCCCGCCCCGACGGGAAGGTCGCATGGAAAACCCCGCCGCCACCAGCGCCATGGTGGCACATAACAAAGGAAGGGCCAGCAGAGACTGAAAGCGCAGACGATGCCGCAACGATGAAAACCCCGACCGGTCCAGCAGACGGATGAAATCCGGCAGGCTCCAGAATGACAGCGTATCGGGGGAGGCAAAGCTTTCCTGAATACGCCGCACGGTCAGATCGGTCGGGATCTCCACAGTATGCGGCGGGTCCGGCAGATGGCTGGGACGCAAGACTCTGGCATTGTCCAAAACCCATTGGCCGGAGACTAGTCTGGCTGTTGCCGCCTCGATCCTCTGGACCAGGCGATCCTCAGAATCCAGCCGGAAAACACTGATCGAAGAGGCTTGCAGACTGTTTTTATGCGCCGCCACCTGCATCGCATGGATGATCGACACACCGTGCGGGTCCAGCCCCGGATCGGACTGACGCAGCCAGAGCTGGCCGCCCGCCAGCCGCATCGGGCCGCCACTGGTACGCAGATAGGTATTGTCGAGCTGCTCTGCCCGCGACAGCATGACCGATGAGAGCGGACTGATCACCGTCATGGCCAGCACCCCCAGCAGGGCAGCGGCCCCGACCGGCAGCGCCAGAAACTGCCAGGCGGAGATGCCCGCAGCCCGGGCCACAACCAGTTCCGAGGAACGGGTGAGTCGCCAGAATGCACCAATCCCCCCCAACAAAACCGCGAACGGCAGGATGGTGATGCTCATCCATGGCAGCCGCAAGGCCGCGATGGTCGAAACGAGCCCAAATGAGACATCAGGCTTCGTGGCCGCCCGACGTAACAATTCAATGAAATCGAACAACCCGACCAGCAGAGTAAGGGCAACGAGAACAACCAGCGCTGCGGCCAGAAAAACCCGGGTGATATAGGAAGAAAGGGTCAAGGCGCGGATCATTTAACGCGCCCCTGACGGAGGAATACTGGCAAACCTGTTATGACCAGTCTCTCTGGAAGATGTCCTCCCGCGCCATTCCGGCCGGAACATGATCCAGGCACCGGCCATACCGGGCGCAATAGCTGCAATCCAGATCAGGGGAATCAGTTGCGGCAGTTTTGCCGCCGCATTCGCCACGGCCAGTCCAACAGCCAGCAGAGCCACCACCACCAGCGCCGCCACACCCGGACGCAGCAGACCACCATGTCGACGAAAAGCGCCGTTCAACACCGAAACCAGCGCCACCACCGCAAAAGACAGCACATTGAGCGGACCAGACAGACGCCTGTGCGCCTCCACCCTCAGCTTTGGAATATCCCGCACCATCACCTGTGAAGGATCGGGATGCAAAAGCTCGGTCAGCGACATTTCATTGGCATCGCGCGACCGCTGTTCATCCTTGCCGGATTGTTCGAGGCTGATCGTGTTCTCGTTGAAAGTCAGAATATTCAGCCGACCCGTATGGCGGTCCAGCTCCTGCCGGCTACCGCTTTCCAGCACGACCTGAGGCGCACCATTATGACCCTGCTCCATCCGTCCACGCTGGGCGATGATCGTCGCATGGCTGTCGGCCTTGCGGGCATCATCAATCAGGATGCCATGCAATGTCCCGTCCGCATCGCGTTTACGTATGTAGACGATCATGTCATCGGAAATCGGTGTAAACACGCCATCCTGCAACAGGAAAGCCGCCATCTTGTTGCGGATTTCCCACTGATACTCCCGGAAGGCGCTGAAAGCCGCCGGCACGATCCACAGATTCAGGACGAAGGACAGCAGCATGGTCAGCAGTGCCACCAGCAGCGCCGGACGCGCCATGACCCAGCTGGACAGCCCGGCCGCCCGCATGACCGTCAATTCCCGATCCCCTGCCAGACGCTGATACACAAACTGGACCACAACATAAGTCGTGATGGGAATGATCACCGCCACAAAGCTGGGGATCAGCAGACCGGTCAGTTTCAGGAACACAAAAACGGACAGGCCGCGATTGACCACAAGTTCGATGAAACGCAGCGACTGGGTCAGCCAGATCAGCGCCACCAGCCCGCAGGTGCAGGCGACCAGCGCAACCAGCAACTGGCGCATCACATATCGGTCGAGTGTCGTCAGTCTCAGGCTCATGGGCATTGTCTGGGACAGGAACGAAAGGAAAGCAACCACAGGAATGCGACAGCACAAGCGACGAAGAGCACCTTCATCAGACCGTCTTATGGCTCCCGCGCCGCATCGGATGGCATCTCACGCGGGGCCGCCGCACGGGCCAGACGGTCATTGATGGCCTCACCCAACCCTTGCATCGGCACACGCATACAGGCGATCCCGCGCAGACCCCTTCGCTTCCCCTCGGTATCCAGGGTTCTCAATCCTGAAAACAGGCGCGTCGCACCCTCGATCACATCTCCGGCCGCGCTCAGATTCCACACCAGCCCCGCCCCGGGCAAAGGCGGCCCAAAAGCCAGCAACGCCTCATCAGCGGCAACCGACACCGCATCAAGCCGCACGGCCAGGGAAGGCGCATAATGAGAACGCATCATACCGGGAGAGAGCAACACTTGTCCTTTGCTTCCTTCCGGCCCTCCTTCCGGAGCGGACATAACCGTCACATCCCCGATCACCTCCCGCAATGCATCGCGGGACACCCCGCCCGGACGCAACAGCAGTGCTGAAGGACCGCTGAGATCAATCACGGTCGACTCAACCCCCACCATGCAATCCGGCCCTTCCAGTACGGCGTCGATACGCCCGGCCAGCCCCTCCATGACATGATCACGGCTGGTGGGAGAAACCCGTCCCGACCGGTTCGCGGACGGCGCTGCCACCGGGCACCCTGCCGCCACCAGCATCCGGCGGGCCAGATCGAGACCGGGCACACGCAATGCCAGCGTCTCCTGCCCGGCACTGGCCAGCAGGCTCACAGGGCTGTCCGGCTTCCGTCGCAACACCATGGTAAGCGGCCCCGGCCAGAATGCAGCCGCCAAGGCCCACGCCCTGTCATCTGCGATACCATGGGTAAAAGCGGATTCCGCATGCGGCAGGTGGCAGATCAGCGGATTGAAACGCGGCCGATCCTTGGCGGCAAAAATCCGCGCCACGGCATCGGCACAGGTCGCATCAGCCCCCAGACCCCAGACCGTTTCGGTCGGAAACGCCACCAGCGCCCCCTGACGCAACAGTCTGCCCGCCTCCTCAGGCTCTGTCAGCAAGGCGGTGGTGAAGGGCAAAGTGTCAGCCATGCGCGCCAGTACAGATGAAATGCGGATTTTCCCATCCCGGCTTGCCATAGCCGAGCATCTGGCCATCAAAAGTGAGAACCGACCCTCCGGCAGCCTCCAGAACCGCCTGCGGTGCGGCCGTATCCCATTCCATCGTGCGGCCCAGACGCGGATACAGATCAGCCTCGCCTTCCGCCAGACGGCAGAATTTGGCCGCCGAGCCGATATTACTGAGGGCTGCAACCTTGCGCTGACCAAGGAACTCGGCCAGACGCGGATCGTCGGCATAATGGCGGGAAGCCATGACGGTCAGCCCTTCCGCCGGTGGTGTGCGAACATGGATCGGCCTTTCACCATCAGCATCCCGCTTCCATGCGCCCTGTCCGGAAATGCCCAGAAACAGCTCCCCGTAAGCAGGCAGCGCCACGGCTCCCAGAACGGGTCGGCCATGACGGATCAGGCCGACATTAACCGTGAAATCCCTTGTTCCGGCGGTAAATTCCCGGGTGCCATCCAGCGGATCGACCAGCCAGAACGTATCGGCGGGGGCGGTCATCAGACCCGCTGCGACCTCTTCCTCCGCCACCACCGGCCATTGGGGCGTGGCGGCTCGCAGCCCGGCAAGGATCGCCTTTTCCGCTGCATGATCGGCCTCGGTGACCGGGCTGTGATCTGATTTATGGATCACGTCGAACCCGCGGGAGCGGATCGTCATGATAATCGAGGCCGCCTGCTGTGCCAGTTCAGCCGCCAGGGCCAGTGCTTCAATGTCATTCATGCGCTTATCATGCGGTGTATCGCACCAGAGTAAAAGCGCCAGAGTAAAAGTGGTGGAATAACTTTCTCCCTCTTGCCCTTTCGATCCGATGGTATCCCGTCTCTCATCAACAGGGCATGACGGCCCCGCGGTGCAGGCCGTTTTCATCCGCAGCCAATCTGCTTTAGCGTCAGAGCCATCTGACTGCTTATCCGTTCCGGAACGGCGTTCCCGTCCCGATCCAAGTCTGTGGGAGCCTGCATGCTCGATATCGCTTTTGCCAAAGCTGCCCTGCCCAAAAACGGGGCACTGGTTCTGTTTCTTGCACCCGATGAAACACCATCGGGACTTGTCGAAGCAGCGGACAAGGCTACGGGCGGGGCCATTACCCGCGCAATCTCTATCGCCAGTTTCAAGGCAGAGCATGGCAAAAGCCTCAATCTGCTTGCCCCCGGCGCCGGCCTGTCCCGCATTGTGCTGATCGGTCTGGGCAAGGATGTACCGACCCAGACATCTCTGGAAGAAGCCGGTGGCGCCGCATGGCCCGCCATTGCGAAGGAAAACACGGCCGCCATTGCCGCCCCCACCCTCTCCAAAGAACAGATTGCGTTCATCGCGCATGGGGCCACGTTGCGGTCCTACCGCTTCGATCGCTATCGAACTGATGAAAAAGCGGATGCCAAGCCGACACTGACCAAACTGACCGTTCTGACCACCGATCCTGCCAGCACCCGCGCCGCTCTGGCCCCGCTGCGCGCCATTGCCGAAGGCGTGTTCCTGACCCGCGATCTGGTGAGCGAACCCGCCAACGTGCTCTATCCGGCGGAATTCGCGGAGCGCTGCCGCAAGCTGACTACACTCGGTCTGAAAGTCGAAATCCTTGGACCGAAGGAACTGGCCAAACTCGGCTTCGGCGCCCTGCTCGGTGTTGCTCAGGGCAGCGAACGCGAAGCCCGTGTGGTGACAATGCATTGGAATGGGGCCGGGACCCGTAGCAAGGAAAAGCCGGTCTGTTTCATCGGCAAGGGCGTTACCTTCGATACGGGCGGGATCAGCATCAAGCCAGCCGCCGGTATGGAAGACATGAAATGGGATATGGGCGGGGCCGGGACTGTGACCGGGCTGATGGCCGCCCTCGCTGCCCGCAAGGCGAAGGTCAATGCGATCGGGATTATCGGGCTGGTGGAAAACATGCCCTCCGGCACCGCGCAGCGTCCGGGCGATGTAGTCACCAGCTATTCCGGCCAGACCATCGAGGTTATCAACACCGATGCGGAAGGCCGCCTCGTACTGGCGGATGTGCTGTGGTACGCCCAGCAGAAATACGATCCGCGGGTAATGATCGACCTCGCCACGCTGACCGGCGCGATCATTATCGGTCTCGGCCATGAATATGCCGGGCTGTTCAGCAATGATGACGCACTGGCCGAGCAGATCGCCAAAGCCGGTGGAGCAACCGGTGAGAAAGTGTGGCGGATGCCGATGCATCCCGCTTATGACCGTCAGATCCGCTCCGACATCGCCGATGTGAAGAATGTGGGGGGTCGTCCGGCAGGCTCCATCACCGCCGCCCAGTTCCTGCAACGCTTCGTCAACGGCAAGCCATGGGCGCATCTGGACATCGCCGGGATGGCATGGCTGACTCACGATACCAGCCTCGCGGAAAAAGGCGCTGCCGGCTATGGCGTGCGCCTGCTCGACCGTCTGGTCGCCGAGTATTACGAAGGCTAATGACGGAAATCGGCTTCTATCACCTGACGCGGACAGGGCCTGAACAGGCCCTGCCGCAACTATTGGGCCGCACTCTGGCAGCAGGCGAGAGAGCCATGGTGCTGTGCGGCGGGCCGGAGCGGGTGGCAGCATTGGACACCACGCTCTGGCTCTGCCCTAATCCGGACTGGCTTCCCCACGGCACCGCCCGCAGCGGCGATGCAGCCCTTCAGCCGATCTGGCTGACTGCACAGGATGAAGCCGCCCCCAACGGCGCCCACTTCCTGTTCCTGATCGACGGCACTACCAGCGAGCGACTGCACGATTATACCCGTGTGTTCGATCTGTTCGACGGAAGCAACGAAGACGCCGTCGCAGCCGCTCGCCTGCGCTGGAAACAGGCGCAAAGCGCTGGCCACATCCTCACCTACTGGCAGCAGGGGCCACGGGGGTGGGAGAAGAAACGGTAAGGCGCACCTCAGCTCTTTTTTCGTTCAGCGCTGGCCACGATACTGTTACATTTCCCGGCCGAAATAGCTTTTATAGGTAAAAAATCCGTTGAAATTTTGTTTGTTTCTTTAGGATTTTTCATTGCTAAACTGCAATGAAAAATCCTTCAGTAGAATGAAATATGTCAAATCCTCAAGTTATATATGCAAACAATACCACATTCCACTTTGGAAACAGCCAATCGTACATTGTGTATGGTTCAGGCAATCTTCTGGAAGTTTTGATAACATATCCATATCTGGTAGCAATGAAAATATTTATTTAGGAAATTCTAATACAGCAGGTATTTGGGGTGACAATAATTCTGTTTCTAGTGGAAAAAATGAAAAAATTGTTCTTTCTGGAAAAAACAATAATCTAGATTCTGTTGGACCAATTAGCACTGTTAATATTTCTGGTGATAATTTCCACGCAAACGCATCTTCGCTTGTTTCTATCCTTGTGGATAATAACAGCCACGGTTCCATATATGGAAATAATGATAATATTTCAGCTGGATCAGGCAGTTCTGTAGATATTTCCGGCAATAAAAACACTATTCAATTAGGGGATTCATCAACATCCAGAATATGGGGCGATAATGAAACTGTTGTTGGTGGAAATAAAGATACTGTTTCTGTAGCCGGAAACAATGAAAATATTTATCTCAAGAACTCCAGCATTGCTGGCATATGGGGCAACAATAACACTGTTACAGCAGGGACAGACAACCAACTTGTCCTCTCTGGAGATGGAAGCCATCTGAACACAATTGGCTCAGGAAGTACAGTAAATTTAATTGGAAACAATTTTTCTGCTTCTGCCTCGGCAAATGTTTCAATCCTTGTAGGCAATAATAGCAGCGGAAATATCTCTGCAACCAATGCCAGCATTTCAACAGGGTCAGGCGATACCACTAATATATCAGGGAATAATAACACTATACAAAGTGGGAGTTCAAATTCTACAAATATTTCAGGAAACAATAACAATATTACTGCTTCATCAGGAGATACGCTGAATATAACTGGCAACAGCAATCTTCTAACAGGCAGCAATACAACAGTAAATATTCAGAATAGTGACGCAAATAATGCTTCAGCTGATAC is from Granulibacter bethesdensis and encodes:
- the lptG gene encoding LPS export ABC transporter permease LptG encodes the protein MIRALTLSSYITRVFLAAALVVLVALTLLVGLFDFIELLRRAATKPDVSFGLVSTIAALRLPWMSITILPFAVLLGGIGAFWRLTRSSELVVARAAGISAWQFLALPVGAAALLGVLAMTVISPLSSVMLSRAEQLDNTYLRTSGGPMRLAGGQLWLRQSDPGLDPHGVSIIHAMQVAAHKNSLQASSISVFRLDSEDRLVQRIEAATARLVSGQWVLDNARVLRPSHLPDPPHTVEIPTDLTVRRIQESFASPDTLSFWSLPDFIRLLDRSGFSSLRHRLRFQSLLALPLLCATMALVAAGFSMRPSRRGGVARMIGSGVAAGFCLFVISKVAEEFGQSGTVPVVLAAWAPSVAGLMLAVALLLHLEDG
- the lptF gene encoding LPS export ABC transporter permease LptF; its protein translation is MSLRLTTLDRYVMRQLLVALVACTCGLVALIWLTQSLRFIELVVNRGLSVFVFLKLTGLLIPSFVAVIIPITTYVVVQFVYQRLAGDRELTVMRAAGLSSWVMARPALLVALLTMLLSFVLNLWIVPAAFSAFREYQWEIRNKMAAFLLQDGVFTPISDDMIVYIRKRDADGTLHGILIDDARKADSHATIIAQRGRMEQGHNGAPQVVLESGSRQELDRHTGRLNILTFNENTISLEQSGKDEQRSRDANEMSLTELLHPDPSQVMVRDIPKLRVEAHRRLSGPLNVLSFAVVALVSVLNGAFRRHGGLLRPGVAALVVVALLAVGLAVANAAAKLPQLIPLIWIAAIAPGMAGAWIMFRPEWRGRTSSRETGHNRFASIPPSGAR
- a CDS encoding L-threonylcarbamoyladenylate synthase gives rise to the protein MADTLPFTTALLTEPEEAGRLLRQGALVAFPTETVWGLGADATCADAVARIFAAKDRPRFNPLICHLPHAESAFTHGIADDRAWALAAAFWPGPLTMVLRRKPDSPVSLLASAGQETLALRVPGLDLARRMLVAAGCPVAAPSANRSGRVSPTSRDHVMEGLAGRIDAVLEGPDCMVGVESTVIDLSGPSALLLRPGGVSRDALREVIGDVTVMSAPEGGPEGSKGQVLLSPGMMRSHYAPSLAVRLDAVSVAADEALLAFGPPLPGAGLVWNLSAAGDVIEGATRLFSGLRTLDTEGKRRGLRGIACMRVPMQGLGEAINDRLARAAAPREMPSDAAREP
- the cysQ gene encoding 3'(2'),5'-bisphosphate nucleotidase CysQ produces the protein MNDIEALALAAELAQQAASIIMTIRSRGFDVIHKSDHSPVTEADHAAEKAILAGLRAATPQWPVVAEEEVAAGLMTAPADTFWLVDPLDGTREFTAGTRDFTVNVGLIRHGRPVLGAVALPAYGELFLGISGQGAWKRDADGERPIHVRTPPAEGLTVMASRHYADDPRLAEFLGQRKVAALSNIGSAAKFCRLAEGEADLYPRLGRTMEWDTAAPQAVLEAAGGSVLTFDGQMLGYGKPGWENPHFICTGAHG
- a CDS encoding leucyl aminopeptidase, with amino-acid sequence MLDIAFAKAALPKNGALVLFLAPDETPSGLVEAADKATGGAITRAISIASFKAEHGKSLNLLAPGAGLSRIVLIGLGKDVPTQTSLEEAGGAAWPAIAKENTAAIAAPTLSKEQIAFIAHGATLRSYRFDRYRTDEKADAKPTLTKLTVLTTDPASTRAALAPLRAIAEGVFLTRDLVSEPANVLYPAEFAERCRKLTTLGLKVEILGPKELAKLGFGALLGVAQGSEREARVVTMHWNGAGTRSKEKPVCFIGKGVTFDTGGISIKPAAGMEDMKWDMGGAGTVTGLMAALAARKAKVNAIGIIGLVENMPSGTAQRPGDVVTSYSGQTIEVINTDAEGRLVLADVLWYAQQKYDPRVMIDLATLTGAIIIGLGHEYAGLFSNDDALAEQIAKAGGATGEKVWRMPMHPAYDRQIRSDIADVKNVGGRPAGSITAAQFLQRFVNGKPWAHLDIAGMAWLTHDTSLAEKGAAGYGVRLLDRLVAEYYEG
- a CDS encoding DNA polymerase III subunit chi gives rise to the protein MTEIGFYHLTRTGPEQALPQLLGRTLAAGERAMVLCGGPERVAALDTTLWLCPNPDWLPHGTARSGDAALQPIWLTAQDEAAPNGAHFLFLIDGTTSERLHDYTRVFDLFDGSNEDAVAAARLRWKQAQSAGHILTYWQQGPRGWEKKR